A single window of Gemmatimonadota bacterium DNA harbors:
- a CDS encoding amino acid permease — MNKQGTIERSIGLAGATGVGIGAIVGGGILALAGVAYATTGPATLLVFAANGVIAVLTALSFAEMSTAFPQSGGTYTFAKNVLSVRAAFAFGWVGWFASIVAGVLYAMGFASYAAIALQECVRLLFGVAPEWLLGQAMVATLAICATAYYAFGLIRTSGGGDNWINFAKMAVFAVLIGGGLWALTGKSLTTIHTSLTPFLTHGTAGFFKAMGYTFIALQGFDLIAAVAGEVRTPERTLPRAMLLSLAAALGVYLPLLFVIATVGVPPGQTIGGLSANHPEVVVALAARHFLGATGFWLVLIAAILSMLSALQANLLAASRVALTMAQDRTLPAPIGEVHIRHKTPITAICVSALTMATLLMVVPDVAAAGAAASLIFLISFAMTHWTSILARTRRRTPAPFQTPLFPLIPVTGGLCCAGLALFQAISVPTAGLISAVWLGLGGLLYWALLARRARVVDASAEALDPQLLQMRGRSPLVLVPVANPQNASAMVAVAHALAPPGVGRVLLLSVVATPEEEWREEEPPHTLRDTQTVIREAVTASFAAGMAPEALMTIAPQPWPEIVRVSRVHRCESLLLGLSDVNSAHLEELISSVSCDVVVLHAPPGWHLKNVHRVLVPTRSLGAHDKFRARLLGSLCRTGKREVTFLQILPEHMSDFQCDRAQRRLTQFANEEVPTRADALVVRHNKPLEAITDMANNYDLTVLGLERIDKNRRQFGQLAPALAQNITCATIMISRRG, encoded by the coding sequence ATGAACAAACAGGGAACCATAGAACGTTCCATAGGTCTGGCAGGTGCGACAGGCGTGGGCATCGGCGCCATCGTCGGAGGCGGCATACTGGCACTTGCGGGCGTGGCCTATGCGACCACAGGACCGGCGACACTGCTCGTCTTCGCCGCCAATGGTGTGATAGCCGTACTGACCGCATTGAGCTTTGCCGAGATGTCAACCGCATTTCCCCAGTCCGGCGGCACCTATACATTTGCCAAAAACGTATTATCCGTACGCGCGGCTTTCGCCTTTGGATGGGTGGGCTGGTTTGCATCCATCGTCGCCGGCGTACTCTACGCAATGGGCTTTGCATCCTATGCTGCCATAGCACTACAAGAATGTGTGCGTCTGCTCTTTGGCGTCGCACCAGAATGGCTTCTTGGACAGGCGATGGTCGCAACACTGGCCATCTGCGCAACAGCCTATTATGCCTTCGGCCTCATTCGCACGAGCGGAGGCGGGGACAACTGGATCAACTTTGCAAAAATGGCCGTCTTCGCCGTACTCATCGGCGGCGGTCTATGGGCACTCACAGGCAAAAGTCTGACGACCATACACACCAGCCTGACCCCATTTCTCACCCATGGTACAGCGGGCTTTTTCAAAGCCATGGGATATACCTTTATCGCCCTCCAGGGTTTTGACCTCATCGCCGCCGTCGCCGGCGAAGTGCGTACCCCCGAACGCACATTGCCGCGCGCCATGCTCTTGTCTCTCGCAGCGGCTCTGGGCGTCTATCTGCCCCTGCTCTTTGTTATCGCGACTGTGGGTGTCCCACCTGGACAGACCATAGGTGGCCTGAGCGCCAACCATCCCGAAGTGGTAGTGGCTCTCGCGGCGCGACATTTCCTGGGAGCAACGGGTTTCTGGCTCGTGCTAATCGCCGCCATCTTGTCCATGCTATCGGCACTACAGGCCAATTTGCTCGCGGCTTCCCGCGTAGCCCTCACCATGGCGCAAGACCGCACCCTTCCCGCACCCATTGGCGAAGTACACATCCGCCATAAAACGCCCATAACCGCAATCTGTGTCAGTGCCCTGACAATGGCAACCCTGCTGATGGTCGTACCAGATGTAGCGGCTGCTGGCGCTGCGGCCAGTTTGATCTTTCTCATCTCCTTTGCCATGACGCACTGGACCAGCATCCTGGCCCGAACGCGACGGCGAACACCCGCACCATTCCAAACGCCATTATTTCCCCTCATTCCCGTCACAGGCGGCCTGTGCTGCGCCGGATTGGCACTCTTTCAAGCCATATCCGTACCAACCGCCGGCTTGATCTCGGCGGTATGGCTCGGTCTGGGCGGATTATTGTACTGGGCATTACTGGCGCGACGCGCCCGCGTCGTAGATGCCTCTGCCGAAGCACTCGACCCGCAACTGCTCCAAATGCGCGGTCGCAGCCCCCTGGTCCTCGTACCCGTGGCCAATCCTCAAAATGCTTCTGCCATGGTCGCGGTTGCCCACGCGCTCGCACCACCGGGCGTAGGACGCGTATTATTATTATCCGTAGTGGCTACCCCAGAAGAGGAATGGCGCGAGGAAGAACCACCTCATACCTTGCGCGACACACAAACAGTAATCAGAGAAGCCGTAACAGCCTCGTTTGCCGCTGGAATGGCACCCGAAGCACTGATGACCATCGCCCCACAACCCTGGCCCGAAATTGTGCGGGTCTCCCGCGTGCATCGCTGCGAGAGTTTATTATTGGGTTTGAGCGACGTCAACAGTGCCCACCTGGAAGAACTCATCAGTTCTGTATCATGCGATGTCGTGGTATTACACGCACCACCGGGCTGGCACTTAAAGAACGTACATCGCGTACTGGTGCCCACGCGAAGTCTCGGTGCCCACGACAAATTTCGCGCCCGCTTGCTGGGCAGTCTGTGCCGCACGGGCAAACGCGAAGTCACATTTTTGCAGATATTACCCGAACACATGAGCGATTTTCAGTGTGACCGCGCGCAGCGCAGACTGACGCAATTTGCAAATGAAGAAGTCCCCACCAGAGCCGATGCCCTGGTAGTGCGCCACAACAAGCCCCTCGAAGCAATTACGGATATGGCAAATAACTACGACCTAACGGTTTTGGGACTGGAGCGCATTGACAAAAACCGCAGACAATTTGGACAACTCGCACCGGCTCTCGCACAAAATATCACCTGCGCCACCATCATGATCAGCAGGCGAGGGTGA
- a CDS encoding phytanoyl-CoA dioxygenase family protein, whose protein sequence is MKYWKPSAEQKHQWKEKGFFIERNVVPESIAFDMRGVIKNELLKPEPSGNPNPDPMDPMGDTPEARALRFRKLGNFCVESPLIWHTFHTGREMLAMARYFLGNDIIVKFNSVFVKPAKTGSATPWHQDNGLWRDGETEPFNAWMALDPATRENGCMQFVPGSHKGEIIQHVMYEDSIHGELPRDLVKTRIEQRGTEHIELNPGDVVCWHSSLWHYSPPNPSPNSRIAIAGVWTNPKINAGRMRPLHRWGMKNGEICTAFPPEFVQNENGKPHHPGNFPKASQ, encoded by the coding sequence ATGAAATATTGGAAACCCTCCGCTGAACAAAAACACCAATGGAAAGAAAAGGGATTCTTTATCGAGCGCAACGTCGTCCCAGAAAGCATCGCTTTTGACATGCGCGGCGTCATAAAAAACGAACTGCTCAAACCCGAGCCAAGTGGCAACCCCAATCCAGACCCCATGGACCCCATGGGCGACACCCCCGAAGCGCGCGCCCTGAGATTTCGGAAACTCGGCAATTTCTGCGTCGAATCCCCCCTCATCTGGCACACATTTCACACCGGACGAGAAATGCTCGCCATGGCCCGATATTTTTTGGGCAACGACATCATCGTCAAATTCAACAGCGTATTTGTAAAACCCGCCAAAACGGGCAGCGCAACACCCTGGCACCAGGACAACGGCCTCTGGCGCGACGGAGAAACCGAACCCTTTAATGCGTGGATGGCGCTCGACCCGGCAACGCGTGAAAATGGGTGTATGCAATTTGTCCCGGGCAGTCACAAAGGTGAGATCATACAACACGTCATGTATGAAGACAGCATTCACGGCGAACTGCCTCGCGACCTCGTAAAAACGCGCATAGAACAACGCGGCACAGAACACATCGAACTCAACCCGGGCGACGTGGTCTGCTGGCACAGCAGCCTGTGGCATTACAGCCCGCCAAACCCCAGTCCAAACAGCCGCATAGCCATAGCGGGCGTGTGGACAAACCCCAAAATCAACGCCGGGCGCATGCGTCCGCTACACCGCTGGGGCATGAAAAACGGCGAAATATGCACCGCATTTCCCCCCGAATTCGTCCAGAACGAAAACGGCAAACCCCACCACCCAGGGAACTTTCCCAAAGCCTCACAATAA
- a CDS encoding aldo/keto reductase gives MNYRQLGKDGADIPIIGLGAWPIGGGMGNMDDRDSIDTVRTAIDSGITLLDTAQAYRTSEATLGRALKDGYRERCFLATKVSRQYSRGDIESAIENSLRNLDVDYVDLYQIHSWNPQYPIEESMETMARLQEQGKTRFIGVSNFNAAQMQQAYDIAPFHSNQPRYNMFDRSIEAEDLDFCRQTGIGILAHSPLGKGLLTGKYAPGHVFSEGDERAGSPRFQGDLFARYLAVADELQSVAADKNMTMVQLAIAWLLRREEVTCVLVGAKNSDQVKEHVGAADVAFSDDELERIEKILQHTPSGF, from the coding sequence ATGAATTATCGACAATTAGGCAAAGACGGTGCCGACATCCCGATTATTGGCCTGGGTGCCTGGCCCATTGGCGGCGGTATGGGCAATATGGACGATAGGGATAGTATTGATACTGTGCGTACTGCTATTGACAGCGGTATTACTCTGCTCGACACTGCACAGGCATATCGCACCAGCGAGGCCACACTGGGCAGAGCGCTCAAAGATGGCTATCGCGAGCGGTGCTTTCTCGCTACAAAAGTCAGTCGTCAGTATTCTCGCGGGGATATTGAAAGTGCCATTGAAAATAGCCTGCGAAATCTCGATGTCGATTACGTAGATTTATATCAAATCCACAGTTGGAATCCGCAATATCCCATTGAAGAGAGTATGGAAACTATGGCCCGGCTGCAAGAACAGGGCAAGACGCGCTTTATCGGGGTTTCCAATTTCAACGCCGCACAGATGCAACAGGCGTACGATATTGCCCCATTTCATTCGAATCAACCGCGCTACAATATGTTTGACCGAAGTATTGAAGCCGAGGATCTGGATTTTTGCAGACAAACGGGTATTGGTATTCTCGCGCACAGTCCCCTGGGGAAAGGTTTGCTTACGGGCAAATATGCGCCCGGTCACGTCTTTTCCGAAGGCGACGAGCGCGCCGGTTCGCCTCGTTTTCAAGGCGATTTATTTGCCCGTTATCTCGCCGTGGCAGATGAGTTACAGTCTGTTGCCGCAGACAAGAACATGACTATGGTGCAACTCGCCATTGCCTGGCTTCTTCGCCGCGAGGAAGTCACATGTGTGCTCGTTGGTGCGAAAAATTCCGATCAGGTCAAAGAACACGTCGGCGCAGCAGATGTCGCGTTTTCGGATGATGAGTTGGAACGTATTGAAAAAATTTTGCAACATACGCCGAGTGGCTTTTAG
- a CDS encoding amidohydrolase family protein, giving the protein MIIDPHLHVWSDDEETYPYGPSQPHEAGSVELLFETMADAGVDKAVIVQPIHYLFDNRYVADCLKRYPDKLAAQALVDPTSPDAADELERLHREEGFGGMRIHLSRYGDPAGLAAHDKDPLWARARDLGLCFNLFGGAEDHAPVEPIIARFPEVNVVVDHIAGIPVDEPDPKPLLTNLLNWGQYPNVHVKISNVGQRSNMPYPHRDTHDMIKRIYDVYGPERLMWGTDFPHVFRSCGYKGSLDLIRDHMFFNDDDLEWILCKTILKLWSFDERG; this is encoded by the coding sequence ATGATTATTGATCCCCATCTCCACGTGTGGAGCGATGACGAAGAAACCTATCCCTATGGTCCCAGCCAACCACATGAGGCGGGTTCGGTCGAGCTTTTGTTTGAGACGATGGCGGACGCAGGGGTGGATAAAGCGGTTATTGTTCAGCCGATTCACTATCTTTTTGATAATCGGTATGTGGCCGATTGTCTCAAGCGGTATCCGGATAAGCTGGCGGCGCAGGCGCTTGTGGATCCCACGTCACCCGATGCTGCGGATGAGTTAGAGCGTTTGCATAGAGAAGAGGGGTTTGGCGGGATGCGTATTCATTTGTCGCGTTATGGAGATCCCGCAGGCCTGGCGGCACATGACAAGGATCCATTGTGGGCGCGTGCCCGAGATCTGGGCCTGTGTTTCAATCTGTTTGGCGGGGCTGAGGATCATGCGCCCGTTGAACCCATTATTGCCCGGTTTCCCGAGGTCAATGTTGTGGTTGATCATATTGCCGGTATTCCCGTGGATGAGCCGGATCCCAAACCACTGCTGACCAATTTGCTCAATTGGGGACAATATCCCAATGTTCATGTCAAGATTTCCAATGTGGGACAGCGATCCAATATGCCCTATCCGCACCGCGATACGCACGATATGATCAAGCGCATTTACGATGTGTACGGTCCCGAGCGTTTGATGTGGGGTACGGATTTTCCCCATGTGTTCAGGAGTTGTGGGTATAAAGGGTCTCTGGATTTGATACGCGACCACATGTTCTTTAATGATGACGATCTCGAATGGATTTTGTGCAAGACGATTCTCAAATTGTGGTCTTTTGATGAGCGCGGATGA
- a CDS encoding phytanoyl-CoA dioxygenase family protein, translating into MDAKKWLQHCATEAQIRQFNDEGYLIVEDALSPDLLARLNDAVDRVEAREREAKGLKPDALLKKFRTVVEDDVFLELLDNPKTFPLLWDILGWNIQLYISHLIVYPPEQKKDKIHQGGWHQDGGRPVPEMERPHPRLSLKISYWLSDVDTPEHGAMQIVPRSHKLDTKPEGSDAGDGVLPVCVKAGTAVLFDRRMWHRRGINTSDITRRVLFFGYSYRWLRGLDYNLMPENILSKCDPIRRQLLGDGIDVKGWWQPTEADVPLKSWLREHKGEEYLEALG; encoded by the coding sequence ATGGACGCGAAAAAATGGTTGCAACACTGCGCGACAGAAGCGCAAATCAGGCAATTTAATGACGAGGGATATTTGATCGTCGAAGACGCCCTATCACCCGACCTGCTCGCGCGATTGAATGACGCCGTCGATCGAGTAGAAGCGCGGGAACGTGAGGCAAAAGGACTGAAACCAGATGCATTATTGAAAAAATTCCGAACCGTAGTGGAAGACGATGTCTTTCTGGAATTACTCGATAATCCCAAAACATTCCCGCTATTATGGGATATTTTGGGATGGAATATCCAGCTCTATATCTCCCATCTAATCGTATATCCACCCGAGCAAAAGAAAGACAAGATACACCAGGGCGGCTGGCATCAAGACGGCGGGCGCCCTGTACCCGAGATGGAACGCCCCCACCCGCGCTTATCGCTAAAAATCAGTTACTGGCTAAGCGATGTTGACACCCCAGAACACGGCGCAATGCAAATTGTACCGCGCAGCCACAAACTGGACACAAAACCCGAAGGCTCCGATGCTGGCGATGGCGTGTTACCCGTATGTGTCAAAGCGGGAACAGCCGTCCTCTTTGACCGCAGAATGTGGCATCGGCGGGGGATTAACACATCCGACATCACGCGCCGCGTGCTATTCTTTGGCTATAGCTATCGCTGGCTGCGGGGGCTGGATTACAACCTCATGCCCGAAAATATACTCAGCAAATGCGACCCCATCCGCCGCCAGCTACTCGGCGATGGCATAGACGTCAAAGGATGGTGGCAACCCACAGAAGCCGACGTCCCCCTCAAAAGTTGGCTGCGCGAACACAAAGGTGAAGAATATCTCGAAGCACTGGGATAG